The genome window ACGAAGCTGCTTAAATTGAGAATGGTTTTGTGTGAGGAGATACTTTATCGACTCACACAAAGTCATTGCCTCCCAAGCCGCGCCATAAATCAACTCGTCCCTTTCCTTGAACTACCGATTCACCGTCCGCTAAAATCTCTTGTTTAATGTTGGGGCACTATTCTTGACTGACAAGCAAGGGATTTAATGGCAATTAATAAAATCACAGTTCGTGGAGCGCGTCAGCATAATCTCAAAAACATCTCACTGGAAATTCCGCGCAATCAATTGACCGTCATCACCGGGCTTTCCGGTTCCGGCAAATCGTCGCTCGCCTTCGATACCATTTACGCCGAAGGTCAACGCCGTTACGTGGAATCGCTTTCCGCCTATGCGCGGCAGTTTTTAGACCAACTCGAAAAACCCGATGTCGATTCGATAGACGGGCTTTCACCGGCGATTTCGATTGAACAAAAAACCACTTCACGTTCACCGCGTTCGACCGTCGGCACCGTCACCGAAATTTACGATTACCTGCGATTGCTTTTTTCTTCAATCGGACAACCCCATTGCCACATTTGCGGCAAACCGATTTCGCGCCAATCCGTAGAACAGATTGTCCAGAATTTGAACCAGTTGAAAGAGGGCGAACGGGTGATGGTGCTCGCGCCGATTGTGCGCGGGCGCAAAGGCGAATTTAAAAAAGAACTCGATAAACTGGCGCGTTCGGGTTTTACCCGCGCTCGCATCGATGGCGAACTCCGCCAGCTCGATGAAGATATACGCCTCGATAAACGGCGCAATCACACCATCGAAGTTGTGGTTGATCGCCTGCTGATTAAGTCCGGCGTGCAAAAACGTCTTGAAGATTCCGTAGCCACGGCTGCGAAACTGACCGATGGGCAGGTGTTGATTTCGATTATCGATGGCGAAGAGACCCTGTATTCGGAAAAGATGGCTTGCCCGAATTGCAATATCTCGATTCCCACACTCGAACCGCGTTCGTTTTCATTCAATAGCGCATATGGCGCTTGCAAAACCTGTCATGGTCTTGGCGTGAAATCCGAAATTGCTCCGGCAAAACTCATCAGCGATCCGACCACGCCTATCAAAGAACAGGAAATGTTTATGGCAGATTTGGGCATCAACAATCATTTGCGCGCCGTGTTGAAAGCCTTAGCCAATGCCGCTGGCTTTGCCGATGATCGCCCGTTCAGCGAGTTACCGCAAAAAGTTCAGGATGCCTTTTTTTACGGGCAAAAAGAGAAAGTCATTCTGCATTTCGGCAATTACGAATACAAGACCGAATGGAAAGGCGCGATTCAATATTTAGCCCGCACCAGTCGCGATGCCAAAACCGAATCCATGCAGGCGGCTTACGAATCACTCATTTCGCAAAGGGTTTGCCCCGATTGCAACGGGCAACGTCTGCAACCCGCTTCACTTGCGGTGCGGGTCGCCGGTCACACCATCGCCGATTACACGACCTTGCCCATCAAACAGGCGGTCAAAGTTTTTGGCGATGTAAAACTCACACCCAGAGAAGAAAAGATTGCCGGACTGATTTTGCGCGAAGTCCGCGAACGCTTGAATTTTCTCGAAAAAGTCGGGCTGGGTTATCTCACCTTGGACAGAGCCTCGGCGACGCTTTCCGGCGGTGAAGGGCAACGCATCAGACTGGCGACGCAAATCGGTTCGCAACTGCGCGGCGTGTTGTATGTTCTGGATGAACCGTCGATTGGTTTGCATCCCCGCGATAATTTGAAATTGCTTGATACCCTCGAACGTTTGCGGGATTTGGGCAACACCGTGCTTGTGGTTGAACATGATGATGAAACCATTCGTCGTGCAGACCATGTGGTTGATTTGGGTCCCGGCGCGGGTGCGCACGGCGGACACATCGTTGCCGAAGGCACGCCCGATGATGTGACGACCTCGCCCGATTCGTTGACCGGACGTTACCTTTCCGGTGATTTGCAAATTACCATTCCTGAAGCCCGTCGTCCGTCGAATGGCAAAATGATTCGTGTGCTCGGCGCGCGCGCCAATAATTTGAAAAACATCGATGTGACCTTTCCTCTGGGGTTGTTCATCACCATCACAGGGGTTTCCGGTTCCGGCAAATCAACTTTGATTGACGATATTTTGTATCGCTCTCTGGCGAAAAATCTTTATCGCAGTCTGCTCGAACCCGGTGAGCATCGCGCCATCGAAGGCATCGAAAATATTGATAAAGTTATTGAAATCGACCAGTCACCGATTGGTCGCACACCGCGTTCAAACCCGGCGACCTACACAGGGGTGTTTACCTATATCAGGGAGTTATACGCGATGTTGCCGGAATCGAAAGAGCGCGGTTATAAACCCGGGCGCTTTTCGTTCAATGTCAAAGGCGGGCGATGCGAAGCCTGCGAAGGTGACGGGTTGAAACGCATCGAGATGAATTTTTTGCCCGATGTTTACGTGTTGTGTGATGTGTGCCGAGGGGCG of Acidobacteriota bacterium contains these proteins:
- the uvrA gene encoding excinuclease ABC subunit UvrA; translated protein: MAINKITVRGARQHNLKNISLEIPRNQLTVITGLSGSGKSSLAFDTIYAEGQRRYVESLSAYARQFLDQLEKPDVDSIDGLSPAISIEQKTTSRSPRSTVGTVTEIYDYLRLLFSSIGQPHCHICGKPISRQSVEQIVQNLNQLKEGERVMVLAPIVRGRKGEFKKELDKLARSGFTRARIDGELRQLDEDIRLDKRRNHTIEVVVDRLLIKSGVQKRLEDSVATAAKLTDGQVLISIIDGEETLYSEKMACPNCNISIPTLEPRSFSFNSAYGACKTCHGLGVKSEIAPAKLISDPTTPIKEQEMFMADLGINNHLRAVLKALANAAGFADDRPFSELPQKVQDAFFYGQKEKVILHFGNYEYKTEWKGAIQYLARTSRDAKTESMQAAYESLISQRVCPDCNGQRLQPASLAVRVAGHTIADYTTLPIKQAVKVFGDVKLTPREEKIAGLILREVRERLNFLEKVGLGYLTLDRASATLSGGEGQRIRLATQIGSQLRGVLYVLDEPSIGLHPRDNLKLLDTLERLRDLGNTVLVVEHDDETIRRADHVVDLGPGAGAHGGHIVAEGTPDDVTTSPDSLTGRYLSGDLQITIPEARRPSNGKMIRVLGARANNLKNIDVTFPLGLFITITGVSGSGKSTLIDDILYRSLAKNLYRSLLEPGEHRAIEGIENIDKVIEIDQSPIGRTPRSNPATYTGVFTYIRELYAMLPESKERGYKPGRFSFNVKGGRCEACEGDGLKRIEMNFLPDVYVLCDVCRGARYNRETLAVRYKSKSIADLLDTTIEEALPPLENIPQIKNKLQTLLDVGLGYIKLGQSATTLSGGEAQRIKLSKELSKRATGRTLYILDEPTTGLHFEDVRKLLEVLHQLVSLGNTVLVVEHNLDVIKSADWIIDLGPEGGEEGGRIIAEGTPEEVARVRRSHTGQALKALLNGNNKIKSVRSMNTK